A single region of the Metarhizium brunneum chromosome 6, complete sequence genome encodes:
- the TRI11 gene encoding Trichothecene C-15 hydroxylase, protein MGHKNNAEEFAKYRPIYRPGRAALTPPDIIYSGRDEHAALRRQLSHGFSDKSMRGQESRIVHFVDLLIKRLHQWNNNGKTPLRMDSWYNFTTFDIIGDLAFGDSFGCLENSDYHEWVKCIFELTRLGTYFQVEDYYPLLKRIVTRILPNRALEKQRFHDKINKAKLQKRIEAGSRDDLIDGVLKKKDEWNMSIEQLESNSTLLVIAGSETTATVLSGVTYLLTSNPHTLKRLTEEVRSTFADEDEITIESASRLRYMLACLDEALRMYPPVAIALPRTTPKEGGMVAGTFLPKGTVVGVHHWAVYHMEEHFQDPFNFHPERFLGDARFANDNRNIFQPFHVGPRNCIGRNLAYAEMRLILARVIYNFDMKLASESSGWLSQRSYTLWEKNPLMVYLTPRADKEKPALWREAAASTGA, encoded by the exons ATGGGGCACAAGAACAACGCCGAAGAGTTCGCCAAATATCGTCCCATTTACCGACCGGGTAGAGCTGCACTTACGCCACCAGACATAATATACTCGGGTCGGGACGAACATGCCGCATTGAGACGGCAACTATCTCATGGGTTCTCAGACAAGTCCATGAGAGGCCAAGAGTCACGTATCGTGCACTTTGTCGATCTCCTCATCAAGCGACTACACCAGTGGAACAACAACGGCAAGACCCCCCTTCGTATGGATTCGTGGTACAATTTCACCACATTTGACATCATCGGTGATTTAGCCTTTGGAGACTCTTTCGGCTGTCTTGAAAATTCCGACTACCACGAATGGGTCAAGTGTATTTTTGAGTTGACCCGTCTGGGAACCTATTTCCAGGTCGAAGACTATTACCCTCTCCTGAAGCGTATCGTAACGAGGATACTCCCCAACCGGGCCCTCGAGAAGCAGAGATTCCACGACAAGATCAACAAAGCAAAGCTGCAAAAAAGAATCGAAGCTGGCAGTAGGGATGATCTGATAGACGGtgtcttgaagaagaaggatgagTGGAACATGTCGATTGAGCAGTTAGAGTCGAATTCCACGCTGCTAGTTATTGCAGGATCCGAGACGACGGCCACCGTCCTCTCTGGTGTCACGTACCTACTCACATCTAATCCCCACACCCTCAAGCGCCTGACAGAGGAAGTCCGATCGACCTttgccgatgaagacgagaTTACTATCGAATCTGCCAGTAGACTCCGGTATATGCTAGCCTGTTTAGATGAAGCTCTCCGAATGTATCCGCCTGTTGCAATTGCGTTGCCAAGAACCACTCCAAAGGAGGGCGGCATGGTTGCAGGAACCTTCTTGCCTAAAGGC ACCGTTGTGGGCGTCCACCATTGGGCTGTATATCACATGGAAGAGCACTTCCAGGACCCCTTCAACTTCCATCCCGAGAGATTTTTGGGAGACGCAAGGTTCGCAAACGACAACCGAAACATTTTTCAGCCATTCCATGTCGGTCCACGAAACTGTATTGGCAGGAA TCTGGCATATGCTGAGATGCGACTGATCCTCGCTCGTGTGATTTATAATTTCGACATGAAACTTGCGTCTGAGAGTTCGGGGTGGCTGAGCCAACGATCCTATACGCTGTGGGAGAAGAATCCGTTGATGGTGTATCT